Below is a genomic region from Medicago truncatula cultivar Jemalong A17 chromosome 3, MtrunA17r5.0-ANR, whole genome shotgun sequence.
CATGAACTAGTCTTGAAGCTGAAGAGTGTCGCCAAAGTGCACGGCTGTGGATGCATTACCAAACAACGAGAGATTCTGAGAAGCTTGTAATCGTCATAGAATTGATAGAAAGCGAAGCCACCAACGGCATCACCTATGGTGTGAAGGATGTAGGAACGATTACGGATGTTAGGGTTCCAGAAACCAATATTGTGGAGGTTGGAGGAGATGCATAGGAGGCCGTTACATGAACCAAGGAGACAGATGTCACCCCACAAAGGAAATTTGATTGGAATTGTGGTGGTTAGGTTAGGGAAATCGAGTTGGTAGAGATTGCAGTTGTGGCGAAGGATGAGGTTGAAGTTGAGGTAGTTTTTGAGGTGAAGTGAAGTTGTGGGAATGATTAAGGATTTAACTCATTTTGAAGTTGATCGGAATTGGAGGAGGGATTGCACCGGTAAGCGGGAGAGGATTTCGGTGAACAAACCCGAAGGAATATCAGACATCGTTGGAAGGTtatagggtttagggtttttccTTTACTCCTTCCTTCTTTTGTACAACTGAAATGCAACCGACGGtttatttctttcttcctttctttgtACTTCctttatttgttgtttattaTCTAAGGTATTAAAAGCCGAACCAACTAAATAAAAACCATATTTTGAACCAACACAAATCAAAAACCATATAAAATCATGTTTGAGTTGGATGTATTTGAGACATTTTGTGACTCAACCCTATGATTCGACTTGAtttgtggtttttattttatgagtcGAACTTAATCTCTATTAGTGTTGTATAATATAAGAGATTTATGTCCAGATGAGAAGTAGAATGGTGTCAAATAAGAGCAATATaacttgttgaaaatgttgagGGAAACTGATCAAGTTAAATCTGTTTATTGTATTTGTTGGCTTTAGATGActcctttttttataaaaataaacgcTATTCAAACGACAAAATATATATGCCTACaaatgactatattcaagtctctaGAATACTCATGTCTTCGGATCTGAAACGTTGACGAtttcaaagtcattgattggatttgCACTTGCTCagagctaatctttcaacctaaattaaataaacaccACACTAAGATGGGAAATCAAAAACACTGCACAAAgacaagaaattaaaacaaacagagtcgtgcagagacgacgaaatcaaaaaaacaaacgaaagaagaCTGAAAAACATGTGGAAAGCACTTGTTCAAttagaaaagaaggaaaaacaattcagatgggtgattttgggtcaaaattcaCCCCTCTTCgataaacaaaaagaataaagggGTAACAATTAGGGTTTGGAAAGGAAAGTATATTTATGCTCGcgaataaatattaaatgactgttttgttttttatacgTAAGCATTTATGGATTATTGTATTaagatttatttgattaaatttgttcttttttttactttgcgTTGTCTTGGTACTATGTGTTTCTGTCTTATTCCATCTTGTTTGACTACGACTAGGGTTTGGGAATGAGAGTATATTTATCCTCTCGAATGTATTTTAGATGACTCCTTTTTATACATAAACCATTTCTGGATTATTGTATTaagatttatttgattaaattttttttttttttactttgcattgATATTGTGCTTGGCCAATGTCACTAATGTCACCCAACTTTATGTCACTCAAGTGCTACTCGTGTTTATGTCTTATTCCATCTTGTTTGACTCTTTGTTTTTGAAAGTGATATTGGTTGTTATCTTCTTTGCTTTTCATAGACAAAACCGGgtgaatatttgttttccaAGAAATTAGCATGATTTGATTTTAGTAATTACAATCTGTCAAGTTTGAGTTTATATGCAACATGACTTTGTAGCACTTGCGCAATAGTTTTTTGGCAAATGCTAACTTATGCCCTCAAGGGCGCATCTTAAAGAACTCATTATAGAAACATATGTATCAAAAGTCGTGCAGTCAACttctaaaaagttaaaatattatgttttccaATGCAAAGTTGCTCTTTTTGAGTTCCTTAACATATGTCcttaggacacaagttaacatgaccctattttttttacaatatttgtaCATAAAGTTGGAGAGGGGTAACTTTGacgcaactggtaaagttgcTGTCATCTGACTAAAAAAGTCATCTTATTCTTGAGCCATGTGTGAAATTATGTCATTTAATGCTATGCACAAAAAACACTTGTCAAGTATTTTTTGATTATGTAAACTAATTTGGCAGATGAAGGAATTGGCTCGGCTGCATTTATATCAGCTTTGTAACTAATGCCTTAAGGTGACTTTTAATCTTTCCAGTAATTGAACTTTAAGTAAATGTgacattaaataataaaaaataatagggAGGTTAGTTTAGTAAAATTAGTATGTATGTTGACTAATTTATTGCATTTCTTAAGTTGTGTTtaaaaccttaaacgactaatattgtgaaacggaggaagtataagGTATTGTCGAACATATGGGTGAGATCCTAGTAGGGTGGCGCAAGGCTCAAGGAGAGACGCACTTGGTGGAAGAATATCTCCCCTGTTATCGATGATATAATGGACTCGACATTAGCTAAAAGAATCTTTAGAATGCATGTTGTGAGCATAAACGTCCCAATTTTTCAGCGTGTTCGGTTCCACGTATGCATTGGGAATCTTGTGTCCCAAGGCCAATATCATTTCAAAAGATAGAAACTTTGGAGAGTTTTATGGTTGTGCGTGGTAAACATGACTTTAATGTTTTCCACACACTTTTACCATAAAACTAAATtgatttaaataaaaatcacGAAGTAATTCAGTAGTAATCAGGCTCTATATTAGGCTATTTAGATAAGGGGTAAAGAGCCACACCATAGCAGTAATCAACCTCAATATTAGGCTATTTGGTATGACAAAGTATTTTACAATCAACAATATTCCAATTCCAATCAGGCTACCTATGAAATTAGTAGCGCTTGTCACAAGCAATTTGTAATTACCTCCGACTCCATCTCAGGTCTTAAATCAACAAGTCAAGcataaattttgaatgatgtAAATATACACGGGAAATGGCCAAACCATCAAAACTTGGTCATACGAACATAGAACCATGGAATCTAGtaaattaaacattttataaATGAACTCCGGATTACTGACAACACATGCTCTTCTTAGGGATTTCTTGTGCAGGACCAGGAACAATAATCTTCTTGCCGGACAGAGATGCTGAGTTGCCATTTCCCTGATTCTCATCAGCAGCCAGGTTCTTCTTGTTGACAATGTTAAATATTTCTGTCAAAACAGTCATGAAGGCCGTCTCAACATTAGTTGCTTGCAGCGCAGAGGTCTCTAAGAAAAATAAGCCTTCTTTCTCAGCAAATTCTTTTGCATCCTCTGTGGGTACTGCACGCTGCTCCTCAAGATCACTTTTGTTTCCTATAAGAATGATGACTATATTCTTGTCAGCATGGTTGCGCAGTTCTTCTAACCATCTAGGTATGTGATCGAAGCTCGGACGTTTGGTAATGTCATAAACCAACATTGCCCCAACAGCGCCCCTGTAGTATGCACTTGTAACTGCTCTATATCTGTAGAGAATGAACCATTTATAAAATCAGACAAAACTGCAATCAACATTCAATGTACTTGTAATTTAAATATTGGTGCCATTATGAAATGACCAGAAGTATACTTGATATAAAGTTACGAATAAACCGTAGAAAAAATAGTACAAAACACACCAGATTGAAGAACATTGGTTGAGTAAAAAATCATGGGCAATGACTTTAAGACTAAATCAACTTTCCCCAGTCAGAAAAATAATCAGCCAAAATTGCTGATTTTGAAAATACTTATCAATAACATGTTTTCAAAGGATTGAACTGAATTGATATAGAGAGTgatgatttttatttcaaagagtggtaattttcaaattaaatgtgCTGCAGTATACACACAAGTGTAAACCTTTTGTACATATTGACAGGGTGCATGAGTTGTACACTAAGGATTCTGTGATACTAGCATACTGGACACTGATGATATCTAAGTAATAATTGAGAAAAAATGTGTTCCCAATGTCTGTTAGCACGCAGCCAGAAAGGAAATACTTGTAGGGAGAAATGGGTGAGTGTTGGCCAGCTGAGCAAGTATCTGTTACTTAAGGGAGTTAGAGTTGGTTAACAGTTAGAACTAGTTAGTAGCAGACCATATAGCACTCTCACAGGATTGGCAGAGGTAGGTTATAAGGATGAGTGGAGAGAACAATAGGGGATTCAGTTTTGCGGTAGTTGTGTTTAGAGGGAAAGGCAAGACTCTAATTTATTGCTGGATCAGGATCCTCTATTGTGAGCAACTCACTGTAGAGAGTAAAGTGAGTAATATCAACcgttgataaataaatatttggtcGATATTATAATACATGCACATGCATGATAAATCATGGGTGGTTAAAATATCAACCATTGATTTTCTCACTTTACTGATTACTCACTTCGGAGGAACCAAATCATTTATTCATGGGCTGTGAAAGAAACACTGATTTTATACACTCATGACCCTGAAATCTCACTAACTCCTAGCTGTTGGGAGGATGCTAAACAAACACATTGCTTTCTCTTCCCGTTCTTCTTACTTTCTGACCCAGCTTTGTTTAAGCAACGTACATTTTAGATTCCTTCTTCTCTTTACAACTACATCTTATCAATTCAGCGATACAGACTGCAGAGTAGGATCACTCTccataaaatttatgtttttcttcccATTTTCTCCCAACTTCCAAATCCATTTCCTATCAATGTCTTCCTAATTGCTCTATAAATAATCAGTTTTAATCCTTGTGACGTATGAAATCCAACCACACATGTCATTCAAGTAAATGCAAAACATAAAGTTGCAGTACACATATATTGCAAGAGAAATTCTAGCAATAACACATTTTCGATGATTGTTCATATACATAGAGTGTGTTGGTAGCATTTCTAACATGGCAATTATATCAAATTTAGAATTGGAATGTGGCACAGCATCTCTCGTTATATAAGTTCGCAGATTTGGCCATTTAAAATCAGTCAATATATTTCACCTGAGTTAAGTCAGGCAGTGATAGTATGCATTTGACATGAAGGAGGACAAGAGTAAACCATATTTTGATTTGAAACCTGATGATTTTACCATAAGTTCAAAGGAATCACTGCTAAGGTTTCTGTAAGTTATTGTTATCAAACCACTATTAGCATACTATATGGACTATGAAAGTGCAAAATGATTACTTAGATACCACTGAAGTTCAAATATGCCGATAAAAGAGCATGCAGACTGCAATATTTCTACTTAGGATAAATTTCATATAGACTATTCTTTATCCCCTTGTAAGTTTCATAGATCTGCTAACTagatttttattcaattcacaTACTAGATTAATTTGAGTACTAGTCTCTTATTTCTTTTCTTACTTAAATCCTTCGTCAATCACACCTCACTCATACACACTCAAACTCATCCCAAAGAAACCCTAGGAAAAAAGATTAAACAACAAGATCAGTTACAGCAATGACATTTAAGATTGAGCACAAACATTAAGTCAAACATCAGTCAAATTAATTCAAGAAtggtcaaatgcatttaacGTATCCTTGAATTAGTTTGACTGATGTTGACTCAGGGTCTGAGCTCAATCTTATtgctcaataaaaaaaaaaaaattggcgttgagctcatttttttttgttcagctTTATTGCTCAAAAAAATTGATCTCTAAAgttcaaaacaataaaattgaacTTAATTTGATCATTAGCTTCAGATAAATAAACTTGGCAACTAACATGAAACTAGATCTCTACAACATTGAACTCAACAAGTGAatctaaaatcaaaatcaaagaaaaaaaataagaagatcTAGAAAAAACGAAAAGCATAGCAAAACGAAAAAAGTGCAGAGAAAGAAGAGAACCGTTCTTGGCCAGCAGTGTCCCAGATCTGAGCCTTAACACTCTTATGTTCAATAACCAAAGTACGAGTTTGAAACTCAACACCAATTGTAGCTTTTGAGTCCATGCTAAAGTCGTTTCTTGCAAACCGAGCTAGTATCTGAGATTTTCCGACAGCGGAATCACCGATTAGAACTACCTTGAAGACGTAGTCTATCTTCTGGTTTGCATCACCGTAACCTGCACTCGCCATTGTTCTTGCTTTCGATTTCTTGGTTTTCGATTTTGAATGTGGAATGGGGGTTAATTGATTAGTTTAATTAGCGGGTTTGAATTTGGTTTGAAAAATGGAGTGGTGTTAATGTCAAAAAGTGATTCATGACAAGTTGCGGGTGATTATTGGTTGGTGGGGTCCCAAGAaggttgaaagttgaaaccGGAGGAAACAATAGATTAGtagtagttttttctttttgtttttagctcGGACCCATCCCACCGCCAAGGGCACCTAATAAACAATTTTATCTTAagtaaaaatttgataaaaaaaattttaagtaaaaattttatcttaagaaTTTGGatattgaaatattaaaaaaataactttttccgCGTAAAAGTtatcaatattttcattttttaatatgaaaataaatttttattgatagaaaaaccattttaatatttaacaagtGTTTAGCAAAATCTATTATTCTCTCCATCCCTTATTAGATGACACGTTTGACAATGTATATTTTTGACTTGACATACTTTGACCTTATTTTTATACTACAaagataaattatattatataagatgttgttggattcttCTTGAtagatattttcaaaatattaaattttcataattttttaaaatagataattaaaaatattacagataaaaaatatgtattggtATATGTGTCAGAATCAACTAGGTCATCtaataagggacggagggagtaaaattttatatgaacTAACTCGTCAAAATTGATATCATTAAAATTGAAAGACTTTAAAAGGAACAGAGTTTATGTTTCCGAGTAATATATCACCATATCAACTTAAGTGGGTCAGTGAAGATCTTTAAATAAATATCTTCTTAACAGATGATTGTTTATATGATAgttaaaaataagtttaaatatcaaaaaaataaagataaataagttttttattcatgtaaataaaacaagtttcatttttagtccttgtaaaaaaaggTCTGTTTGTGTCATATAAAAATTTTCTACACACAGTTTTATTACCTTTTAAATCCAAATTTGTGTTAACTATCCTTAAATTTgtgaataatttataaacttgaattttcataattttagctTAAAATTTGCAGATCTCAACATTATGAAAAACAGTCAAAGAATTAAAGAGAAGGAACACGAACCGGGcacaccaacaacatcaacgagCCAAATGCATGGGAAGTTTGAGGATAAACAAAACTAGAAAACCATAACATCCAACGAAGTAAGACGACATTAAAGGAGGTCACAAAACGATATCACCATTAAGCACAATGGTGATACCAACAGAACGATACCTATAACCACCGTAGAGACGATGGTGAACTATCCCTTAAAGGATCACATATCAGCTCAACTCTCAAAATcccaacaacgacaacaaatGGAGGAAGGAATAGGCATGTAAAAGCACAAACCAGAAACAACAAACAACGACCACACCTTTGGAGTGTAGAGGTGGTGTGACAATGAGGCAAGcgcattatatattttttagacaaatttattactcaaacaatttttcttaatactcCTGATTTATAAGAGTGAGTATTGGagggcattttttttttttacacattttttgAATTGGGCCAATACACATTAAGAATGGAATACACTATAAATTGCACGGTCACCACACATGCACATCACCCCTTTGTAAACAATCGTAAAATGATGACGATCAAAGAGTAATTTGTTGATTACGGTGAAAATCTCTCAATGACTTCGACGAGATTTCACTCATTTCTCTTGAAACTCCTACTATAAATAAAGACGAATAGTTGCTTCTATAATCGATCTACCGTTTCGAACTAACTACTTTTTTTATGATTGACTAACATTTGTTTGGGTTATCCTTTATATTTACATCAGATTCAATAATGTtctgacttttaaaaagttaaattctttatttttcaccatttttcaatacaatatttctatttttatcctctTAGTCTTAACTGATGTTTCAAGGACACTctttagcatttatttttagtCATAATGCCGTAATATCATATCATTAAGGGCAATTTGTGTATTTCGACTATACTGTATCTTACAATCTCATTTTTACATTTAACCAAACTATTCCGGCATTGtttaaaggctaaaatatggttttagtccctgcaaatatgtctcgttttggttttagtccctggtaaaaaaaaatttgtttttggtccctgcaaaatattttgtttttgaaaatagtcccttcagggactattttcaaaaacaaaaaatgaagggactattttcaaaaacaaaaaattttgcagggaccttttttaaaaataaaatattttgcagggaccaaaaactacaaaattggttcagttataatgtgccacatatgcaaatcatcacaaaagtggggtcagggactattttcaaaaacaaaaaattttgcagggaccaaaaacaaattttttttttaccagggactaaaaccaaaacgaggcatatttgcagggactaaaaccatattttagccttgttTAAAAGCGGTCAACAGCCATTGTTGGTATGTAAGTCCCGATTTCCATCATATTTTTCATTGCCATTGCTTCTTCCAGCTACCCAAAGCCACCAATAAATACTCAAAAAAACTACCACGATGCTACACTCTCACTTTCCACTCAAATCATAACAAACTCTACCTAACAGAAAACGGTTTTCAACAATGACTCTCTCTTCTCACCGCCTCCTCCCACATTCTCTCTCCTTCACCACCACTGCTCCCACCACCTTCTTTCCAACTCCAAACCAAACTCCGAAACTCAACTCCTTCGGACTTCACCACTTCAGATCCTTCACAACACGAAATATCCACCCGTTTCATCTCAAAGCCATCAAATCCAAAGGTGATATGCAGAAACGTGTCATCAGCAGCAATCTCAATTTCGACTCTCTTCTTTCAGCGATGGAATTATCATGCTTGATTTCATCTGCGATTGTATCGCTAGTTTTGGTGGGAAATGGATCAAAGAATTGGTTGTTGAATGTGAGTGGTAACAGAATCAGTGTTGTATGGGGCGTTTTGACACTGGTGACTGGTGTTGTAGTTGGTGCATGGATTCGGACGCGGCAATGGAGGAGAATCAGTAAAGAGAATATGAAAGGTGGATTGGTGGAGAGGATTGAGAAATTGGAGAAAGAATTGAGGAGCCATGTGAGAGTTATTAGAATTTTGTCGAGGCATGCTGAGAAATTGGGGAAAAGGATTCGTGGTAGTTGCTACGCTTTGAAGGATCACATCACTCAGGTAACAGTCCTTGTTCTCTTCTTGTTAGGTTCTTGTGAAACTCAAAGATATGGTAACGCTGCAATTTGATTTCCACATTCACtgaaatatgaatattaatatttatgattttttgtaaaaattaatttaactactacaacttttttttaatagtatacTAGTAAAGTAGAATAAATCCATAtcgatattaaaaaataattaatatttttgtgatttttttggggGTAtgttggtgatttttttttcgatAGAAGGGGGGTATTTTggtgattatttatttattacatatttACTATATGTATAATTggagaaattaattaaaaatgaaagaaagtatgaattttttttttttggtaagaaagAAAGTATGAATTTTGTTTAACTGAATAATCGattactaaaaaatatattgaaaaaatatattgaattattttttaagaggtATTCATTGAGGTAAAAAGATTTCATGCctatttttctcatattttgtGGTCTTAACTCAGTTATTCAAActgcaaaaattaattttttagaattttatgaaacttgaaatttggctatttttatttttgaaaatccTTCCGTTTCATTATAAGTTTCAATAAATTTAGAAATTAGTGGCCCATAAACTTAATTCTGTTGataaagacaatgcataatatatgcaaagtccgGGAGCaccacaaaaatttaaaaattagtgtGAACAttataaaattggaaaaacaaAGATAGTTTAAAGTGCAAAATGATTTAAAAACGTGCGAACATGTTGAGAAGCACTTGTggagtataaaaaaataactttggaTTTGGACCCAATGTTATTTGTAAAgggttttctttaaaaaaaaatccacaatgtttctatgttttttataaacaaaatatccTTTCACGTAATTGCACATATAAACTATCTTTCAAGCTTTTTTTTTCGGTTACAaaaattttagggtgagggATGGTGCCCCAGTTCAAGGTAGGAAAGACTTTTGGATTTAAAGAACACTTACAAAGGTTACCTTCCTCTAAAGGCACTAGCGGAATTTGAACCTGGATTCTCTCGGATTCAAGATCTGTCTTTTTAACACTATAGCAAGCCTTTGAAGTTTCAAGATAATGAGCTTTACTTATATGATTGATATttcataacatatattttttcatacaCATAATTTTGTTATCCAAAAAGACTTTAGTAGtgcaaattgtttttttgtttttcttctattcatgtgcaatttttttgtatatatataaaagtgatATGTATTAGTTAGAGATAAAATTAGTGCGTAAATGATTATGAAACTTAAGGTTCTGTTTGGATAATCTAAAACTAACGGAGCGGAATGGAATGGAGCGGAATGGGACGGGATAGAATGGAACGACATGgaataaaaatttcattccattgtttggatatttcAAGACGGAATGAAACTAATTTCCCACTCCATTGTTTGAAAAGTGAACGGAACGGAAcatgttataacttttttattccaattttaccctttagtttaaaaatattaatgtgtaatcaatatatgtttattttggCATCAAGTAACACCCTAATAAACAAGTACATAATAAATATGGGTAATTGAAAAAAAGGTTCAGTACTGATTAGTTAGAATAAACAAGTCAATACATGTTCATAATAAGCATAAACGGCAAAAAAAACGTATAATACTAATTAGTTATAATTGAAGATAATTATGCGGTGCATAATAATGATTCTTACATGATTTGCAATTGTTGCATAGTAATTTACCAGTCAATTTCTCTGCGGTAGTAAGTAAACATGTCGGAAACAAAATGGGGAAGTAGTATGAAGTATGGGAAAGGCAAGAAGAAAGAAGGCAGtgaacagaagaagaaaaaaaaacgacgAAAGGTGGAACATTAGTTGATGAAATGGAAAAGGCAGGGGCATAGTTGtcattatattatttatgtATTCCATTCCATTGGATACACCCCAAATTGGGGGGAATGAAAATTTGGTTTAATGGGTGGTATTGGATGGAATGAGTTCCATCacactccattccattccattcttTTTTTGCaaaaccaaacaatggaatatGGTTTTATCccactccattccattccattccaccactctccatcaatccaaacatagcctaaaTCTTCACCTCTTGTTTTACATTATATTGgtacaattttctcttttgatttcaactttttccttttttttacttcttccCACTCATTTGTCTCTACTAATTAGCAACACAACTCCTTCTAAAATACTAGTATACTGAGTAACGTGACACATTTAATTGGTTAAAGAAGTAAGCAGAATCAAGTAAATGTATGTATACGGTATaccattatattttttcaaagtaGACTTACTATATTGTGCTGATTAGCCATAGAAATACTCACAATCTGCACGGTTTATTTGctctcattttattttagtgACTGATTGATAGTTAAAGACTTCTAATAATTACTTATTAGCATAGTAATGGATAAAAAGTATGCCTATACATATAATGAAGTTCTAATTCTTTCTCTGTTTCTTGAAGTCTGCGGCTCCGGCACAGAAGAACTCTGAGGCTACAAGAGCTCTAGCAATGCAATCTGAAATATTGGAGAAGGAGCTTCGTGAAATTCAAAAAGTTTTACTCGCAATGCAGGTAATCATCCCTCCAAAACAGGTCATTTAACCTCTGCACATCTCATAGTATTTAGAACTGAATGAAATTTGTAGTGATTTAATACAGCTATTGTTGTTTACTTAGCTTATGCTGCCAGTGTATTCAATTACTCATAGTAGTGTTATATGTGTAATGTGGCTCTCTCTTAATATATTTCGTGGCCATTTTGCTTGCTAAAGTATTCTTGCAAATGTATTATT
It encodes:
- the LOC11427790 gene encoding uncharacterized protein: MTLSSHRLLPHSLSFTTTAPTTFFPTPNQTPKLNSFGLHHFRSFTTRNIHPFHLKAIKSKGDMQKRVISSNLNFDSLLSAMELSCLISSAIVSLVLVGNGSKNWLLNVSGNRISVVWGVLTLVTGVVVGAWIRTRQWRRISKENMKGGLVERIEKLEKELRSHVRVIRILSRHAEKLGKRIRGSCYALKDHITQSAAPAQKNSEATRALAMQSEILEKELREIQKVLLAMQEQQQKQLDLILSLGKSGKLWENQFQTRGEQDTL
- the LOC11417615 gene encoding ras-related protein Rab11A — its product is MASAGYGDANQKIDYVFKVVLIGDSAVGKSQILARFARNDFSMDSKATIGVEFQTRTLVIEHKSVKAQIWDTAGQERYRAVTSAYYRGAVGAMLVYDITKRPSFDHIPRWLEELRNHADKNIVIILIGNKSDLEEQRAVPTEDAKEFAEKEGLFFLETSALQATNVETAFMTVLTEIFNIVNKKNLAADENQGNGNSASLSGKKIIVPGPAQEIPKKSMCCQ